Proteins encoded within one genomic window of Geotalea daltonii FRC-32:
- the queA gene encoding tRNA preQ1(34) S-adenosylmethionine ribosyltransferase-isomerase QueA, whose translation MQLKDFNYHLPPELIAQEPAHRRESARLMTLDRKSGEIGEGVVADIAEYFVAGDLLVINDTKVIPARLLGRKETGGKAEVFLVRRRDEAGQVWQCLIKCSKSPAPGSLILLSEGVTARIVERSEHDTWIVSFSPEEGFLDRLEMIGSMPLPPYIHRPANVIDGERYQTVFARERGAVAAPTAGLHFTESLLQKIRARGVDILPLTLHVGLGTFMPVRVKDLSEHRMHREYYRIPETTAKAVTDRKKAGKRVIALGTTTTRALEHAAAEDGSLDAKEGEADIFIVPGYAFKTVDALITNFHLPESTLLMLVSAFAGRDRLFNAYAEAVRRKFRFFSYGDAMFIY comes from the coding sequence ATGCAGCTTAAAGACTTCAATTATCATCTCCCGCCGGAGCTGATAGCGCAGGAGCCGGCACACCGAAGGGAATCGGCTCGCCTGATGACCCTCGACAGGAAAAGCGGTGAGATCGGTGAAGGCGTTGTGGCCGATATTGCAGAATATTTTGTTGCCGGCGACCTGTTGGTGATAAACGACACGAAAGTGATACCGGCCAGGCTGCTGGGCCGGAAGGAAACAGGCGGTAAGGCGGAGGTGTTCCTTGTCAGGCGCAGGGACGAAGCAGGACAGGTGTGGCAATGTCTGATAAAGTGCTCGAAATCACCCGCGCCCGGATCGCTGATCCTTCTATCGGAAGGGGTTACGGCCCGGATCGTGGAGCGGAGCGAGCATGATACATGGATTGTCTCGTTTTCTCCTGAAGAAGGCTTTCTCGACCGCCTTGAGATGATCGGCAGCATGCCGCTCCCCCCTTACATCCACCGACCGGCAAATGTAATCGATGGGGAAAGATACCAGACGGTATTTGCCCGGGAGCGGGGAGCTGTGGCCGCCCCGACAGCCGGACTGCATTTCACTGAAAGCCTTTTGCAGAAGATTCGGGCACGGGGGGTCGATATCCTGCCTCTGACCCTGCACGTGGGGCTTGGCACATTTATGCCTGTCAGGGTGAAGGATCTGAGCGAACACCGGATGCACCGGGAATACTACCGGATACCGGAGACAACGGCAAAGGCCGTCACTGACAGGAAAAAAGCGGGGAAGCGTGTGATTGCCCTTGGTACGACAACCACCAGGGCTCTGGAACACGCCGCTGCAGAAGATGGCAGCCTTGATGCAAAAGAGGGGGAGGCGGATATTTTCATCGTTCCCGGTTATGCATTCAAGACTGTGGATGCCCTGATCACTAACTTCCATCTGCCGGAATCAACCCTGCTGATGCTCGTTTCAGCATTTGCAGGTCGAGACAGGCTTTTCAACGCATACGCCGAGGCGGTCAGGAGAAAGTTCCGCTTTTTCAGCTACGGTGATGCGATGTTTATCTATTGA
- a CDS encoding SpoIID/LytB domain-containing protein, whose protein sequence is MRVFCIIILLVLFPAAVLGVDTRPEIIRVAVFKGAESFSLEGNGILLMDGDGQPLRLDTPIHVKRVRDGISVNNRTVGRLKATAPAFLLINGKGYRGVLEILPADKGLLVVDELPLEDYLVGLINCEISSQWPIEAVKAQAVIARSYAIYQKAARKGALYHLESSVMDQVYAGSDIEDSRAARGVKETAGQVLTHDGAVIQAFYHSSCGGHTEAAENVWGSVVPYLPGVDCKYCLAAPSVKWEQTISLKKLESLLKNAGYQAAGLREIKTGRHNRSGRLQDVAVISAKGRLTIGAANFRKAIGYSTIKSTNFDIRSSADGITFAGVGYGHGVGLCQWGAKQRAGDGFDYREILSYYYPGTRLVKITAD, encoded by the coding sequence TTGAGAGTTTTCTGTATCATAATCCTGCTGGTTCTTTTCCCTGCTGCTGTCCTTGGTGTCGACACAAGGCCTGAAATTATAAGAGTGGCGGTTTTTAAGGGAGCTGAGAGCTTTTCTCTGGAAGGTAACGGTATTTTGCTCATGGATGGCGATGGTCAGCCTTTGCGGCTCGATACGCCGATCCATGTCAAAAGGGTCAGAGACGGTATCTCTGTAAACAACAGAACGGTAGGCAGGTTGAAGGCAACCGCACCTGCCTTCCTGCTCATTAACGGCAAGGGTTATCGTGGGGTTCTGGAAATTCTTCCTGCCGACAAGGGATTGCTCGTGGTCGATGAACTGCCCCTTGAAGACTATCTGGTCGGCCTGATCAATTGCGAGATTTCCTCCCAATGGCCCATAGAGGCCGTAAAAGCACAGGCAGTAATTGCCCGGTCCTATGCCATATACCAGAAGGCTGCCCGAAAAGGGGCCCTTTACCATCTGGAATCCAGCGTCATGGATCAGGTCTACGCAGGTAGCGACATCGAGGACAGCCGTGCGGCCCGCGGAGTCAAGGAGACTGCCGGCCAGGTGCTTACCCATGACGGCGCCGTCATTCAGGCATTCTACCATTCCAGTTGCGGTGGACATACGGAGGCCGCCGAAAATGTCTGGGGAAGTGTGGTGCCTTATCTTCCCGGTGTTGATTGCAAGTACTGTCTTGCCGCACCATCCGTAAAGTGGGAGCAGACCATTTCTTTGAAAAAGCTGGAATCTTTACTGAAAAATGCCGGCTATCAGGCTGCAGGCCTGAGGGAAATCAAAACCGGGCGTCATAACAGGAGCGGCCGGTTGCAAGATGTGGCCGTAATTTCGGCAAAGGGCCGTCTCACCATCGGTGCCGCCAATTTTCGTAAGGCAATCGGCTACAGCACCATAAAAAGTACCAATTTCGACATCCGTTCTTCCGCTGATGGTATAACCTTTGCCGGGGTCGGTTACGGGCATGGGGTCGGGCTTTGCCAATGGGGGGCAAAACAGAGGGCCGGTGACGGTTTTGATTACCGGGAGATTCTTTCCTATTATTATCCAGGCACCAGGCTGGTAAAGATAACGGCAGACTGA
- a CDS encoding HD domain-containing phosphohydrolase yields the protein MINSLKIKIIGLVTVTIIGIVSLVSYVTYRQQKEMLYDMATYNTNVLNETVKNSISDAMRSGRSQEISAIFSRLRSKEFISSLRIVDETGKILISADQTEIGHFLPEYERHELKTNFQQKFTLSENRRVFDSFARIPNNPLCHRCHSPSIKTLGFLETELSMGYMERFLEKEKRTAAISTVLIIGLIIIMVSVFLIFYVDKPIRKLISTMEEVEKGNFDHRTIISSSNEMRILSQSFNRMVERFRDMMEANIVHERELARAQEKLSHHRETHLMNQKLEEQIKEIETLNVNLEERIEEIEEANYKIADLAGELEDKNTTLENAVSKLSTLYKVGLAINSTMESESLFKLIVKTTMDTLRAQIGYIILWDQEQHEMLITTLIGHDGLSPSGTVLPRKQSSVSSWVIENGKPLLIADINQAPEFDRFSAMGYERKTLICAPLIVKNEIIGTITVVNKIDNSTYNHEELELFSTIAAQASIAIKNAKLYDEQQKTYLNTIQALVSAIEASDSYTRGHSERVTYYSLELAKKLELPQDRLKIIERAAILHDIGKIGIDLTLLHKEGRLTAEDINDLQQHPTIGMKILEPIEFLQDVRLCIGQHHERYDGQGYPNSIPASGLLLESKILAIADAFDAMTSDRPYRKALPVEVAINELYSNAGTQFDPELVPHFVDLLKDSQFQSSRVGRATAMA from the coding sequence ATGATTAATTCTCTTAAGATAAAAATAATAGGGCTTGTTACTGTTACCATCATAGGCATCGTCTCGCTTGTCTCCTATGTTACCTACAGACAGCAGAAGGAAATGCTCTATGACATGGCAACTTACAACACCAATGTGCTCAACGAGACGGTGAAAAACAGCATCAGCGATGCCATGCGTTCTGGCCGGTCCCAGGAAATAAGTGCCATTTTCAGCCGCCTCCGCTCCAAGGAATTCATCTCATCCCTGCGTATCGTCGATGAAACGGGCAAGATTCTCATTTCAGCAGATCAGACGGAAATAGGACATTTTCTACCCGAATACGAACGACACGAGCTAAAAACAAATTTTCAGCAAAAATTCACCCTTTCCGAGAATCGAAGGGTCTTCGATTCTTTCGCCCGTATTCCCAATAATCCTCTCTGCCATAGATGTCACAGTCCGAGCATCAAAACTCTTGGATTCTTGGAAACTGAACTGTCCATGGGTTATATGGAAAGGTTCCTTGAGAAAGAAAAAAGAACTGCTGCCATTTCTACGGTACTGATCATAGGCTTGATCATTATTATGGTTTCGGTATTTCTCATTTTCTATGTGGATAAACCGATCAGGAAATTGATTTCAACCATGGAAGAGGTAGAAAAAGGAAACTTCGACCACAGGACCATAATCAGCAGCAGCAATGAAATGCGCATTCTTTCCCAGAGCTTCAATCGAATGGTCGAAAGATTCCGTGACATGATGGAGGCCAATATCGTCCATGAGAGGGAGCTGGCCCGGGCACAGGAAAAGCTGAGCCACCACCGCGAAACCCACCTGATGAATCAAAAACTGGAAGAACAGATCAAGGAAATCGAAACGCTGAATGTCAACCTTGAAGAGCGGATCGAGGAAATCGAAGAAGCAAATTACAAGATTGCCGATCTGGCGGGTGAACTGGAAGACAAGAATACGACCCTGGAAAATGCCGTTTCCAAGCTATCCACTCTTTACAAGGTAGGCCTGGCCATAAATTCCACCATGGAATCGGAGAGCCTTTTCAAGCTGATTGTGAAAACCACTATGGATACACTACGTGCCCAGATCGGCTACATCATTCTTTGGGACCAGGAACAGCATGAGATGCTGATTACAACTCTGATTGGACATGACGGGCTTTCTCCTTCGGGTACGGTGTTACCCCGGAAACAGTCCAGCGTCTCCAGCTGGGTTATCGAAAACGGCAAGCCGCTGCTCATTGCCGATATCAATCAAGCTCCGGAGTTTGACCGATTCAGTGCCATGGGTTATGAGCGCAAGACCCTGATCTGCGCTCCTCTCATCGTAAAAAACGAGATTATCGGTACCATTACCGTCGTCAACAAGATCGACAACTCCACCTACAATCATGAGGAACTGGAACTATTTTCCACCATCGCCGCTCAGGCAAGCATCGCCATCAAAAACGCAAAGCTTTATGACGAGCAGCAAAAGACCTATCTGAACACCATTCAGGCCCTTGTATCGGCCATTGAAGCCAGCGACAGCTATACCCGTGGCCATTCCGAGCGGGTTACCTACTATAGCCTGGAACTGGCCAAGAAACTGGAGCTGCCCCAGGATCGTCTCAAGATCATCGAAAGGGCAGCGATTCTCCACGATATAGGCAAGATAGGCATTGACCTGACCTTGCTCCACAAGGAAGGAAGGCTGACTGCGGAGGATATCAACGATCTTCAGCAGCACCCCACCATCGGCATGAAGATCCTCGAGCCGATAGAGTTTCTTCAGGATGTAAGGCTTTGCATCGGTCAACACCATGAACGCTACGATGGCCAGGGTTATCCCAACTCCATTCCCGCATCCGGATTGCTCCTTGAATCAAAAATTCTCGCCATAGCCGACGCCTTTGATGCAATGACCTCAGACCGCCCCTACCGTAAGGCTCTACCGGTCGAGGTGGCCATCAATGAGTTGTACAGCAACGCCGGCACCCAGTTCGACCCCGAACTTGTACCTCACTTTGTGGACCTTCTCAAGGATTCCCAATTTCAGAGCAGCAGGGTAGGCAGAGCCACTGCCATGGCGTGA
- a CDS encoding ABC transporter ATP-binding protein encodes MPTLLQVQNLTVNFRVPQGTLQAVSGVSFSLDRGETLAIVGESGCGKSVTAYSIMGLVASPGNIAAGEIVFAGRDLLRLDEQEMRKIRGDRIAMIFQEPMTSLNPVLSVGTQIIEGLRLHRGLSRREAREAGIGLLEQVGIASSAVRFDEYPHQMSGGMRQRVMIAMSIACNPELLIADEPTTALDVTIQAQILELMDRLKRENRMGMILITHDLGIVAERSHRTAVMYAGKIVEYGPTGEILRKPGHPYTEGLLKSLPQDTKPGQPLQTIFGSVPDLLVRQPGCGFCNRCPGKDWHCETAEPEMKEIAGGHFVRCWKVQ; translated from the coding sequence TTGCCAACTCTCCTCCAGGTACAAAATCTTACCGTCAACTTCAGAGTCCCCCAGGGAACCCTGCAGGCTGTCAGCGGTGTCAGTTTTTCTCTCGACAGGGGCGAAACACTGGCCATTGTCGGCGAATCCGGCTGCGGCAAAAGCGTAACCGCCTACTCCATAATGGGGCTGGTTGCGTCGCCGGGCAATATAGCTGCCGGAGAAATAGTCTTTGCCGGCAGGGACCTGCTCAGGCTCGATGAGCAGGAGATGCGCAAAATCAGGGGTGACCGGATTGCCATGATTTTCCAGGAACCCATGACCTCTCTCAATCCGGTGCTTTCCGTAGGCACGCAGATCATCGAGGGCTTGCGGCTCCATCGCGGCCTGTCCCGGCGGGAAGCCAGGGAGGCAGGAATCGGCCTGCTCGAACAGGTGGGCATTGCCTCCTCAGCCGTGCGATTTGATGAATATCCGCACCAGATGAGCGGGGGCATGCGGCAACGGGTCATGATTGCCATGTCCATTGCCTGCAATCCCGAACTCCTTATCGCCGATGAACCGACAACAGCACTGGACGTAACCATTCAGGCACAGATACTGGAACTAATGGACCGGCTGAAAAGGGAAAACCGGATGGGAATGATCCTGATAACCCATGATTTGGGAATAGTAGCAGAACGTTCACACCGCACGGCGGTCATGTACGCAGGGAAGATTGTCGAATACGGCCCGACGGGGGAAATATTACGCAAGCCGGGCCACCCGTATACCGAGGGGCTGCTTAAATCTCTTCCCCAGGACACCAAACCTGGTCAGCCACTGCAGACAATATTCGGATCTGTCCCGGATCTCCTGGTCAGACAGCCCGGCTGCGGATTTTGCAACCGCTGTCCGGGGAAGGACTGGCACTGTGAAACAGCTGAACCGGAAATGAAAGAAATCGCCGGCGGCCACTTTGTCCGCTGCTGGAAAGTCCAATGA
- a CDS encoding ABC transporter ATP-binding protein, which translates to MNTLIEAKSLAKHFPVKAGQFGRQQLLKAVDGIDLHIGKGETLGVAGESGCGKSTVAKLLMGLIKPSGGSITYQGKSLVDMGKVERASFRKTVQMIFQDPFSSLNPRMRVGDIIGEPFTVHGLASGARKRDLVIGLMAKVGLSEEHFYRYPHEFSGGQRQRIGIARALAVSPKLLIADEPVSALDISIQAQIINLLMELKREYGLSFLFITHDLSVIRHLSDRIAIMYLGKVVESGTRDEVLDRYLHPYTQALLSAVPRIDPDRTTGRIVLQGDLPSPIHPPSGCPFHTRCPYAENICSKEPPPLEEKEPEHLAACHFSQKLFR; encoded by the coding sequence ATGAACACGCTCATTGAGGCAAAATCCCTTGCTAAACATTTTCCTGTAAAGGCCGGCCAGTTCGGCAGGCAACAGCTATTGAAAGCAGTTGACGGAATAGATCTGCATATCGGTAAAGGGGAAACTCTCGGCGTGGCAGGAGAATCCGGCTGCGGCAAATCTACCGTAGCAAAACTGCTGATGGGCCTGATAAAGCCATCTGGCGGGAGCATCACCTACCAGGGGAAGAGCCTGGTTGACATGGGCAAGGTAGAGCGCGCCTCCTTTCGCAAAACCGTGCAGATGATTTTTCAGGATCCGTTCTCTTCCCTGAATCCTCGCATGAGAGTGGGAGATATCATCGGCGAGCCGTTCACCGTTCATGGCCTTGCATCCGGTGCCCGCAAAAGGGATCTGGTAATTGGCCTCATGGCAAAGGTCGGCCTGTCGGAAGAGCATTTTTACCGGTATCCCCACGAGTTTTCGGGGGGACAGAGGCAGAGAATCGGCATTGCCAGGGCACTTGCCGTTTCACCGAAGCTGCTCATCGCCGATGAACCGGTCTCTGCCCTGGATATTTCGATCCAGGCGCAGATCATCAATCTGCTCATGGAACTGAAGCGGGAATATGGCCTTTCCTTCCTCTTCATAACCCATGATCTCTCCGTGATCCGTCATCTGAGTGACCGGATAGCCATCATGTACCTGGGAAAGGTGGTGGAATCGGGGACCAGAGACGAAGTGCTGGACCGGTATCTCCATCCCTACACCCAAGCGCTTCTCTCGGCAGTGCCGCGTATTGATCCCGACAGGACAACCGGAAGAATAGTCCTCCAGGGTGACCTGCCTTCACCCATCCATCCGCCGTCCGGTTGTCCCTTCCATACCCGCTGTCCCTATGCCGAGAATATCTGCAGCAAGGAACCGCCGCCTCTGGAGGAAAAGGAACCTGAGCACCTGGCCGCCTGCCATTTCAGTCAAAAGCTGTTTCGCTGA
- a CDS encoding ArsR/SmtB family transcription factor has translation MEFDKTRNFDTEAEILKVLGHPVRLKIVAGLCTKECNVKYIWECLGLPQATVSQHLALLKNKGIIEGKREGVEVHYTVVHPLAKKLIAVL, from the coding sequence GTGGAATTTGATAAAACAAGGAATTTCGATACTGAAGCGGAGATATTGAAGGTGCTGGGTCATCCGGTCAGGCTGAAAATAGTTGCCGGACTTTGTACGAAGGAATGCAACGTGAAGTACATCTGGGAATGCCTCGGGCTGCCCCAGGCAACGGTTTCACAGCACCTGGCGCTGCTGAAGAACAAAGGGATCATTGAAGGAAAACGGGAAGGTGTAGAAGTTCACTACACGGTGGTGCATCCGCTGGCAAAGAAGCTGATCGCCGTCCTCTGA
- a CDS encoding TldD/PmbA family protein produces MDFHREAARVEKLLKGHVLNGYEIMLGASRNLSIEVREQKVDTFKCSEPVGVSIRVLKEGGMGFSFSTSMDGKDLERMVANAVIGAETQTKDECNCFPPPATYQTVSGLVDESLADVGEEEKIARALELERLTLSEDSRIKKVRKSSYGESSYGVFIRNSLGVEGSYFGTSVSCSVSAVAEEEGQSQMGWDFGFSNYFSRLDMAAIAKNAAVKATGMLGARNIATMKCPVILDNYVATEVLEVLAASFLAENVQKGKSILAGKKGSRLFAGNLKIVDDGLLTGGMATTPFDGEGVPRQRTVLVEGGEVKGFLYNSYCACKDKVVSTGNAVRGGVKGLPHMGVTNFFIENGVTPVNKLYDQLDKGVLLTSVMGMHTANPVSGDFSVGAAGFYIEKGIIAYPVKGIVISGNIMDLFRDVGGIGDDLRFFGAVGSPALRIEELDVSGK; encoded by the coding sequence ATGGACTTCCACCGTGAAGCGGCAAGAGTTGAAAAACTGCTTAAAGGCCATGTATTGAATGGCTATGAAATCATGCTCGGCGCATCCCGCAATCTTTCCATAGAGGTCAGGGAGCAGAAGGTGGATACCTTCAAATGTTCCGAGCCGGTCGGGGTCAGCATCCGGGTGCTCAAGGAAGGGGGGATGGGATTTTCCTTTTCCACGAGCATGGATGGCAAGGACCTGGAACGGATGGTTGCCAATGCGGTAATCGGCGCCGAAACACAGACCAAGGATGAGTGTAACTGTTTTCCCCCACCGGCAACTTATCAAACGGTATCCGGCCTTGTGGATGAAAGTCTGGCGGATGTGGGAGAAGAGGAAAAGATTGCCCGCGCCCTTGAGCTTGAGCGGCTCACCCTGTCCGAGGACAGCCGGATAAAAAAGGTGAGAAAGAGCAGCTATGGTGAATCCAGCTATGGAGTGTTCATCAGAAACTCCCTGGGGGTAGAGGGGAGCTACTTCGGCACCTCGGTTTCCTGCAGTGTATCTGCCGTGGCTGAAGAAGAGGGGCAGTCGCAGATGGGCTGGGATTTCGGCTTCAGCAACTATTTCAGCCGGCTGGACATGGCGGCTATCGCAAAGAACGCTGCTGTCAAGGCGACGGGCATGCTTGGCGCCCGCAACATCGCCACCATGAAATGCCCGGTGATCCTGGACAATTATGTGGCAACCGAGGTCCTGGAGGTGCTGGCAGCTTCTTTTCTGGCCGAAAACGTGCAGAAAGGGAAATCCATTCTGGCCGGGAAAAAGGGCAGTCGTCTTTTTGCCGGAAACCTGAAAATCGTCGATGACGGACTCCTCACCGGCGGTATGGCAACGACCCCCTTTGACGGGGAAGGGGTGCCCAGGCAGAGGACGGTCCTTGTTGAAGGTGGCGAGGTTAAAGGATTTCTCTACAACAGTTACTGCGCCTGCAAGGATAAGGTTGTTTCCACGGGTAATGCGGTGCGTGGCGGGGTTAAGGGGCTTCCCCACATGGGGGTCACCAATTTCTTCATCGAAAACGGGGTCACACCCGTAAACAAGCTCTACGACCAGTTGGATAAGGGGGTGCTCCTGACGTCGGTGATGGGAATGCACACGGCCAATCCGGTTTCGGGTGACTTTTCAGTGGGAGCGGCAGGTTTTTACATAGAGAAAGGGATAATCGCCTACCCGGTAAAGGGCATTGTCATTTCCGGTAATATAATGGATTTGTTCCGGGACGTGGGCGGGATCGGCGATGACCTGCGCTTTTTCGGGGCGGTCGGTTCCCCAGCCCTGAGAATAGAAGAACTGGATGTAAGCGGAAAATAA
- a CDS encoding N-acetyltransferase yields the protein MLRKAEINDVKDIQKLLTFYASRGDMLSRSLAELYEAIRDFNIFEIEGRIVGTAALHIVWEDLAEVRSVAVADDAGRKGIGTQVVQACIDEARLLGLKKVFCLTYKPDFFAKFGFHVVDKSELPHKVWGDCMKCVKFPDCDEIAMILEL from the coding sequence ATGTTGCGCAAGGCTGAGATAAATGATGTCAAGGATATCCAGAAGCTTTTAACCTTCTATGCCTCCCGCGGGGACATGCTGTCCCGTTCACTTGCCGAGCTGTATGAGGCAATTCGCGACTTCAACATATTCGAGATCGAGGGACGCATTGTCGGCACCGCTGCCCTGCACATCGTCTGGGAGGATTTGGCCGAGGTCCGTTCAGTAGCTGTGGCCGACGACGCCGGTCGTAAAGGGATCGGCACCCAGGTGGTGCAGGCATGTATTGACGAGGCGAGGCTGCTTGGACTGAAAAAGGTTTTCTGCCTTACCTACAAGCCTGATTTTTTCGCGAAATTCGGGTTTCACGTTGTCGACAAGTCTGAGCTCCCCCACAAGGTCTGGGGGGACTGCATGAAGTGCGTTAAGTTTCCCGACTGCGATGAGATCGCCATGATCCTCGAACTATAA
- the recN gene encoding DNA repair protein RecN, with protein sequence MLTDLSIKNIAIIDSLTVSFRGGLNILTGETGAGKSIIIDAVNLILGGRGSADLIRAGAEEGVVEAIFDLSGRPSILAELDKIGIECDGELLIKRVVSRSGKNRVFIGGGLSTISILAEISRLLINIYGQHEAQTLLRQENHLLLLDGYGGLLELRREFAALHDEYRQVGGKLKALEEDERDAAHRLDLISFQSDEIANAALIVGEEEELDRERTLLSHGEKLLQNSQEAYAELYGADDAVLGRLAQVKRRLAEMIAIDPALENTLASLDAASIQLEDVALALRTYATRIEADPERLQAVEDRLELIQRLKKKYAPHIPGVLAYKETIDREMEELRSREENRDGLLKRLEDLTDALRVKGEGLYSKRSAAAKLLESAMEKELSELAMKNARFQVAFERLPQAKSTGLERAEFLFSPNPGETPKPLAKIASGGELSRLMLALKQLHPESDVPTLIFDEVDTGIGGATSALVGEKLKRVAAAQQVLCITHLPQVAAYADLHFKVEKKVESGRTITSAVPLANDDRVAEVARMLGGIKITDTTLEHAREMIGEAVR encoded by the coding sequence ATGCTGACAGACCTTTCCATTAAAAATATCGCCATCATCGACTCCCTGACGGTCTCCTTCCGTGGCGGCCTCAATATCCTGACCGGTGAGACCGGTGCGGGAAAATCGATCATCATCGATGCGGTGAATCTGATTCTTGGCGGCCGCGGGTCGGCCGACCTTATCCGTGCCGGGGCTGAAGAAGGGGTTGTGGAAGCCATTTTCGATCTCTCCGGTCGTCCTTCGATCTTGGCAGAACTTGATAAAATCGGTATCGAGTGCGACGGCGAACTGCTGATCAAGCGGGTCGTCTCCCGTTCTGGCAAAAACCGGGTTTTTATCGGCGGCGGATTGTCGACCATTTCCATACTGGCAGAAATTTCCAGGTTGTTGATAAATATCTATGGCCAGCATGAGGCCCAGACCCTGCTGCGCCAGGAAAACCACCTGCTGCTCCTTGACGGTTACGGGGGGCTGCTTGAGCTGCGCAGGGAATTTGCCGCTCTCCATGATGAATACAGGCAGGTTGGTGGTAAACTCAAGGCATTGGAGGAAGATGAACGGGATGCAGCCCATCGCCTGGACCTCATTTCCTTCCAGTCCGATGAAATCGCCAATGCGGCCCTGATTGTCGGGGAAGAAGAGGAACTGGATCGGGAGCGGACACTTCTCAGCCATGGAGAGAAACTTCTGCAGAATAGCCAGGAAGCATATGCCGAGCTGTATGGTGCCGATGACGCCGTCCTTGGCCGGCTGGCCCAGGTGAAGAGACGGCTTGCCGAGATGATAGCCATCGATCCTGCTTTGGAAAATACTCTGGCCTCACTGGATGCAGCTTCCATCCAGCTGGAGGACGTGGCCTTGGCGCTGAGGACATACGCTACCAGGATCGAAGCAGACCCTGAACGGTTGCAGGCCGTTGAAGACCGGCTGGAGCTGATCCAGCGGTTGAAGAAGAAATATGCCCCCCATATTCCGGGGGTGCTTGCATACAAGGAAACCATCGACCGGGAAATGGAAGAGCTGAGGTCACGGGAGGAAAACCGGGACGGGCTTCTGAAGAGGCTTGAGGATCTGACTGATGCCTTACGGGTCAAAGGGGAGGGCCTTTACTCGAAACGCTCCGCCGCGGCAAAACTGCTGGAATCGGCCATGGAGAAGGAGCTGTCCGAGCTGGCCATGAAGAATGCCCGCTTCCAGGTAGCCTTTGAAAGGCTCCCCCAGGCAAAATCAACCGGCCTGGAACGTGCCGAGTTTCTCTTTTCGCCAAACCCTGGGGAAACTCCGAAGCCACTTGCGAAGATAGCATCGGGAGGTGAACTGTCGCGGCTGATGTTGGCCTTGAAGCAGCTGCACCCGGAAAGCGACGTGCCGACTCTTATCTTTGACGAGGTTGATACGGGTATCGGCGGGGCAACCTCTGCCTTGGTAGGCGAGAAGCTTAAGCGGGTAGCGGCAGCCCAGCAGGTGCTGTGCATTACCCATCTTCCCCAGGTGGCTGCCTATGCCGACCTGCATTTCAAAGTGGAAAAGAAGGTGGAGTCGGGGCGTACGATTACCTCTGCCGTCCCGCTCGCCAATGATGACCGGGTAGCTGAAGTGGCACGGATGCTGGGAGGGATCAAGATTACCGACACGACCCTGGAGCATGCCCGGGAGATGATAGGGGAGGCGGTTAGGTAA